The Pagrus major chromosome 1, Pma_NU_1.0 genome includes the window ATAAAGTCACAACAAATAGTCAAATGACATATTTCAGACCACTACACATCACACCACTAAACATAACCTGTAATATCCTTAATCTGATGCATGCAGAGACGATGGCACTTTTAAACCcagcacagggatgtatgtcagACACTGGCCAGGCAGGTTTGTGACAGTTGATCTGCCTTCCTTTAGTTGAACGTCAACTCTCTAGCTGGGATGGAACCAGAGCTGGTGCGGGAGGTGAAGCGGTCCAAACTCGATATAGTTGGGCTCACCTCCTTGCACAATGCAGGTTCTGGAACCAAACTCCTGGAGAGGTGCTTGACTCTCTCCTTTTTCAAAGTTGCCCAGGATGAGAGGCATCGGGCATGTGTGGGTAAACTCATAAGCCCCCAGCTGAGCACTGAGTTCTCCAAGGAGAGCAAGAGGGTCACCTATATGTGAATGTAAATGGACAGGATCTGAAGGTGCTGCCGTGGTGAGGAGAGTGTCCAGTTTGGGAAATTCAGAATTGCATCTCTGCTTTTTGCAGATTACGTGGTTCTGCAGGCTTCTTCAGTCcttgacctccagcaggcacgGGCGATTTGCAGCCGAATGTGAAGCAGTTGGGATGAGAGTCAGCAGCTGAGGCCATGGAGTTTGGAGTGGAGTTGTAAAGTGGAGCGTGAGATGGACAGGCAGTTTGGTGTGGCATCAGAAGGTTTTGTGGCTGTTCCAACCCTCACACACTGTCATGATCTTTGTGTAGTGACCGaaagaatgaaagtgcagaTACAAAAGGCCGAAACGAGTTTCCTCTGTAGGGCGGCTGACTCTGCCTCAGAGAAAGGTCAGGAGCTCGCACATCGGGAGGAAGCCTGAAGTAGAGGCACTGCTTTTTCAAAAGGAGCAAGCTGAGGTGGTTTGGACATTTGGTCATGATGCCTACCAGGCGCCTCCCTTAGGACATTTTCTGAGCAcgaccaactgggaggagatTCAGAGGGATAACATATCTAATCTGACCAGAAGCAGCTGAAAAGCGTTGCTGGGGAGAGAGACATTTGGACTACCCGGGttagccagccagccagccaccACCGCGACCCCACCCCAGATAAGCAGAAGAAAATGGAGGGATGGATAATTAAAACAAGACTATAAGTATTTATGATTGCATGTACTCACTGTGTAGGACAAGACTCCATTCACACGTGACCGGGAGAGAGTGAAACCAACCTAAAGAGAGTCAGAAACGTGGTCAGTCAGTGGGTGAAAAGCACCAACTTCCAAAGGCCAAAGCAAAATAAGCAGTTCAAACACTACAGGTGAAACCATCCACAAGCTAGAATGCAAATTACTGTAGTTCCCTTGTTGTGTGCTGATGAAACACATCATCACTCCACCAAATGACCTCAGGGGCAAAACCACCAAAGTGTGCACTTTGAATACTCAAGACAAATAAAGGCGAATATTAAATAGAGGTTTTCTCAAGTCTCCAACTTATAAAACAGCGCAGCAAAATATCCATCTACGCTTTCTGAAGTCTAAAGTTAATGAATACCAGCAATGTTCATAAATTACTATCTCAGTATATAGTCCAGTATGCCACTGTACAGCAAGTCTTTATTATCTCATCCAAGGAGGtgatgttttcacccgtgtctcTTTGTTGGTTGTGTGGatagttggtttgtcagcaggataataTATAAACTactgaataaaagaataaagcaGGTGTATTTAGATGGCTCGTATCTGTAAttgagtacaaaaggggactgttgggccttggcagaggtatgcgctctacagagagccatttaatttttttttacatcgaATAGTTACTAAGGATATTCTTAatttggtaaaaaaataaagtgcattGCTCTGATTTTTCTCCATGGGTCTAatatttttcaaacattcagTTCTCTCCCTTCATATGAGACTCCTCCATGTTGGAAAGATGTGATGAGGCTGAACAGGATTGAGCTCTTGACATCTGAACATATAACAAACTGTATATCAAACTGCTTTACTGTCACATTTTGACCGTCTGTTTATGATCTACATGTGACAATAACAAACTTGTCAAGAGTTTTGTTGTCCTAACACAACATTAGCTTGACTGAACTAAGCTGTTTCCTTCATCTTTGTTCAAACAGTCATCTCAATCTAATGAACAGCCTGTGCACCTGCACAATACAAATTATCAGATGATCGGGTTCAACTGTGGGATTACTTAAATTTTTGCctctaggggtctctcaatcaaaacaataacaacaaaagacacaatttgatgacattgtgaagtagcgtgggatcaaACGAGTTGTCGTCTTCATTATCAAAACAACCACCAATGCTGATAGAAGTCTATCGAACCCAACTCAAGCAGAGATGTTCAGTGGCAAGGTTTAATTGAGTTtaattcactttaaatgtagTCATGTTTGCTGTcttctttcctcactctctgacaaaTCATCTGATGTTGTATtgcaacaggcgaccaaatgatTCATGCTGTGACTGTGAATAAAATTACAGAATTACACAGCTCAacggaaattaaaaaaaaaaaggtaatttcAGACTTTTTTGAAGCAGAAACGCTTCATATTATACCTTTAAATTattgtatatttaatttattgtctacaaatacaattaaaatacCAACACAAACAATACGCCAGTGAACCTTCCACCATTTCCCAACCTTTATGAGGCACTGTCGCCTATTTGACTCTCCTAAATCTTAACAAGACAGATCACAAATATATAACTTCACATATTTTGGGGCATTTTAAACCTTTATTAGACGGTAGACACATGAAAGCTACAGGTTTTTACTGCACCAGGACAGTGTATGTAGGATCGACTCAAAAGCACCCATGTTCATGGTAAAACATGAGCAACGGTGTGTTTTTAAAACGGCATGAGTGGAGAGAGTGTATAAGTCAGAATAAGTTTTATCAGGCTTTGGCTACACAAGCATCACCTAAGTAGGATAAAAGTATTGTTGGTTTGGGTATTTTGCAGGGTTAACAGATAGAAGTAAAATTAGAGAACATCaccagccttatcctttaaaactAATATATATGCATTTCTTCCTTATCGATTAAATATCATTTTGAGGAGCATGAATCCAACTCTTGCAATCAGTTAAAGtcagctgcagcacacacaagcacaaaaacaaactcttctCACAGGGTGCGTGCTGTAGTTCACCAGCTGTTCTGGGATGCGCAGAGACAGCAGGTTGACATCCAGAGTCCCGTTAGCATAGAAACCAAAGTTGTTGAGGTCGACGGCGAAACGTGTTTCATTCTGGGaagaggcaaaaacaaaaacaggaagaagtgAGCTGCTGTGGCGGACAGTTACATTTTAAGCTCCGTTACGTTACGTTAAGTgacttttttgttcattttcttaaCGCAGAGTTTCATAATGTCACAACAGCACCACACTACGTTTAAACCATCGTCTGTCAGAGCTAATTAAAGCAAACTACTTAGCTAAAAATGACGTCTGGCGTAATACTACGTTAGCTCGCTAGCTAGCGTAACTCTAGGTTGAGATAGTGGCCTTACCTTTAGGGTGAGCTGGTGTATCCTCGCTTGACACCCGGCCAGCAGCAGTAGGAGTAAATATCCAGCCACGACACAACCTCTATGTGCCACAGCCATCACCAGGCAGTAACCAACTTGCTAGCGGCAActaatgctaacgttagctagcgacaatcttttgccagatggctAAGTAGCAAGCTAGCAAGCAGTCCCAGCCGGATACGAGTCGAGCTACGGTGATGCTAATCTGTAAATTCAGTGTATCGGCGCACTAATTACGTCGTTTATCATCAAGCTAGGAGAATAAGTGTTATGTTTTCCGATTCTTTTGTGCTTTCATCGCGTAGGGTAACAGCTAGCCTGTAGATGGCAAACTCTCGCTTCCTGGTCGCGAACCCCAAGAACAAAACATTGACCATGGTGCGGACAGATGCGTCATCCGCGGCAGGCTCGCATCCGGTACATGATTCAGAGGGTACCGTGCGAAAATAAAAATCCACAAAAAAGTAGGAAAAATGCGAGTTACTAAATCTCTCGACAAGAACAGCCTGCAATCGTGTGTTATTTCTCTGTCAAAGGGTCGGGTTTTTCCACCGCCGCAGCGCTGACTACACCTTGAACTATTAGGCCTAGATACGGTTACTTCCGGCTGAAGCTGCTCACGTGACGACCCTCCACGTCACATGAACCTTAGAGCTGCCATGTATGCACAGATGTGATGTTTAACATGACTGACACGTGGAGCTGAAGTTATCTTACATTCAAGGattttttataaacaaaacatatgaaGAAAAGCTTTATATTTGTTCACTGTGAAggactttgtattattacttcactaatattgcaaatattacatttttgagtttgaagttctttctccaaaactacatagtgtccctttacattttgttattcGTATGCTAAACTTCACATCCATCGCTCATGTGCTAAAGTTGGATTTGGTGCAAATCCATcgtttcatgtttttaatgatttaaacctgcattaactGATTTTCTAGAAAGatgaaacacactttaatttaattcttCTACATGGAGCTACATTATGATTTTCCTGCCACTCATGCTTGCCACCTAATGAATTTGAATGCACCTCCTCTCTTTTAGCTCAGTTTTGGTCTCCTGGGGAAAACATCTGACTCTTCAGCTGCTAATTACTCCGCTGAGTTCACCAGCTAACCGTTAACTTTCTCTGTCATTTGTTGCTGGGCAGATTGTTTGGCCTACAGTGGGTTTGAAACTGAAAAGAGCTGCCTGTGCCGACTGAAATCGACGACGATGAGATTGGTGAACCAAAATAGTATTCCTgcaggctgtaaaaccaaaacaatgagctcaaaGAGGCTGAAATGCCCTGTTGCTTGTAACTCCCCAACATGGAAAGTGTGACGCTGATATTGAAAAGTCCCTTTTTCAcagaaaatgcattttaataacATCATTAATTGCTTCACTGCATTGCAGTAATTGCTTGcttttgtcattaaaaatgttctttctcCTGCTGTGAAAATAATCTTTCATCTCATTACTTTGGGAACAGAAGAGAAAGTGCTCGAATGCTGGCACGACTACCAATATTCAGATTAGCAAGATTTAGTCAGAAAGCAAAATGACATAAAGTGCAAACAAGGCAGTTTTATGACTGAATGAAAAGATCAACAGGAAGCCACAATATGAGGAAGCAGGAAACAACACGTGACCTAGTagagtttattatttttactttctgtTACACTCTCATGATATAATGATTGAATGTCTAAATTGTCTTTTATACAGCAATATTTTATCTcatgtttgctaacattagccaccgTTACAGGTCTCTTGAGTACTACTACGTATGTTACAAAAAGTGGTATAAAgcttttgtggcttcagaggaagctgcctgaaatctgataaatcgcctccagtgatgtcactcagtggctacattgcattgtgggtaatgtaggtagCAGATTTTGTAAAAGCCGTCCACTGGCCTGCGTCGCACTCCTACAACACCGTCGGACTCATTACTCATACAGCAGAATCAGAGACACCTTTTTTACCCCCACGCATTCTTGTTCCTTTAcaaaacctgccgcctacattacccacaatgcaactcagccactgggTGACATCACTAGGAGCAATTTCTAgcattacatgcagcttcctctggagctacagaaggttttatgctactttttcacGCATGCAACAGTACGTTACTTATTAATTCAGCGGTTTAACTAAGAGAAACAGATGAGGCAACTTGAAGAattagttttaaagttttattgaggtgtaaaaaacatttatcatcaACAGCAGAATCagttactgtgtgtttatgttcatATTAATTGATACACCGGATGAGGTGCCATGGATGTTGGGTGCGATGATGACACTTTTGCCCTGGGCACAAACTGAGGCACCAGCAGCAGGAGTCAAGccagaagaaggaggaggaggttgttgTCCAGGAGGAGGGTTGCAGGGTGCAGCTGCTGATCCCCCTGGTgatgaaaaagacagaaacaaaaaggatCATTTCCACTTGAAAACAGGGATTTTGTAGAATTATGCTGACGATGGAGGAACACCAGAGAGGAACTACAAAAGAAAGTTAAAGCAATAATTTAAAGTCATACCATCCTTTCCGCCTGCGTACGCCCTCTTCAGCTTCTCCGCAGCGTTGTTGTGGTTCATCCTCTTCAGGATCTCAGCGGTCACATTCACAGCCatgtcttcactgtagctgtcgATCATCTTATTGACGGTGTCCGGCCGGTCTGCGTTCTCCAGGTGGCCCTTACGAATGGGCTGACAATCGTCCAGCACCGACTGAGTGAGGTACCACCGAAACCTCTTGAACTCATCGGCGCCCAGCTCGTCCAGAGTGTCTAAGATCAGCTGTGAAACCGCCATTTCTGCTCtatgaaaagaggaaagaaaataagcTTCATAGGCATCTATTTTGTTGAAATGCTGCAGAGCCACTTTTGATACTCAGTTGAAGGTGTGGTTCATTCCAGCAGGAGCCACAGCTttaagttttcatttatttattagtttgaGCTTATTTCCTCCTTGTGTTTGTTGGATGCTTGCTATGAATTTGCTCATGAAGAGTCGACagtgaagtacatttactcatgtgctgtacttgagtacatttttgaggtacttttactttacttgagtatttccattttgtgatACTCTATACTTTAACTCCACTTTATCTTTTGAGGCGAGGATTCTTATGACCagaaatatgtttaattttgGATCCGATAGCCAATAATCAGGTAAATTtgaacatacatgtaaatatactgtatgtacaaatgtacttttactttccTTTTGATGCTTAAGTACATtcaacatcagatactttatgACTTTCACTTGAGTACTACTTGTATGGGTGACTCTCACTATTACccaagtaacattttaacatgatatctttaattttttttgagttttttgtacttttgacaAAACTGATTTCAAGGATTTATGTCTTTGTTGCTTTGTTACACCATGTTTTTTTAGTTGTACCTGAATCATTTTTGCAGAACATGGTGTAATGTGTCAATACATTGTTAACACAACCTTTCCTGATACTACCAGTCAGTAAAAGGCGTACATGCTAGTGTTATAACACTGTCCCTTCCCCCgtgtttcctgtctgtatcTCTACTTTCAACAAGGAAGCCAACAATAACCAAATAAATGGTTAAGTTGTTCTAACATGTAGCAACAGGTACACATCACTGTATAACACTTTTATTCCAGCTTGGTGTGTTAGATATTTCAATATGTGACAGATCAACAGggaaaatggtgtttttttaattattaatttacatttttaaatcacaaaagaaaactaACTTGAATATTGTTCTGCGGGATGAAAGGAAACACGCACAAAATACAACATCCGATGATAAATGTTGAATATAGTCATAAAAATCATCACTgaacaaacacatcacatcttTGATTTCACCAAGTTTCACCAAAAGTCAGGACTGTTTTCTTAAATATCTCGGGAGATGTCTTACCGTATCGCCTCCAGAAGTGAATCTACTGAgaaaatgcagcagcagcattgtgTCTGCTTTTAGTTTCTAACTTAAGACTGCTGAAAAGGAAGTTTGAAGCTGCGAAACCACAAGAATAAGTTCAACTTCATGTTACAAACACAAGACTGACCGAAGAACTGAGTGTAACAGTTTCACTATGAAAGCTCACGTCTCTAAGCAAGACGAAGCACGTATGCTGACCACAGTGAGACCTGAGATCTTCCCCAAAAAGCCCTCTCGAAAGGTCATATCTGAGTTTTTCAGTGTTAAAATCTAAACGACAGATGCATATTGCTTGtaagaaaacaatattttgctCTCCTAGTCAAGTAACTAATTGaaaaaactgaacatcttttAGCTTAGCCTGCACCGCATCGCAAAGcaaaggcaacaaaacaagaaataatgAGACCTGTCAACTCTTGAGTCCAAGTGCTACATGTATCCTGAGTACACAAACATTAGCATCTGCAACAGGGTTGAAAAAGCACATgacactgtgtgttttgttgttgtttatttagaaaACTCTTCAGGCACATTTTAGGGTCATATATTCTGTTACAATCTGCTGAGGGTACTTGGTCTAAAATCTCCAGTGAAAAGTTggatatttgattttaaaatgtgtattctgCTCGACCTGCTGTCACCATTGTTGTGGTCATGGACATTATTAGACTTGAACATGCTCCATGAGACTTATAACCAGCATCACATGCGAATGGAGCCCAGTCAACAAGAAACTGTGACGTAAAATATTGTGAATTTATCGTGTCAACATGTCAGTA containing:
- the LOC141004843 gene encoding caspase b-like; this encodes MAVSQLILDTLDELGADEFKRFRWYLTQSVLDDCQPIRKGHLENADRPDTVNKMIDSYSEDMAVNVTAEILKRMNHNNAAEKLKRAYAGGKDGGSAAAPCNPPPGQQPPPPSSGLTPAAGASVCAQGKSVIIAPNIHGTSSGVSINMNINTQ